A single window of Eleginops maclovinus isolate JMC-PN-2008 ecotype Puerto Natales chromosome 19, JC_Emac_rtc_rv5, whole genome shotgun sequence DNA harbors:
- the atxn3 gene encoding ataxin-3 isoform X2 encodes MFDRKLNMDSIFHEKQEGSLCAQHCLNNLLQGEYFTPVDLSSIAHQLDEEERMRMAEGGMASEEYRTFLQQPSGNMDDSGFFSIQVISNALRVWGLELILFNSREYQSLMINPINEKAFICNYKEHWFTIRKLGQQWFNLNSLLTGPELISDTYLALFLAQLQQEGYSIFVIRGNLPECEAEQILGIMRVHQQQRPKLIGEDEAQTSAGRSAAQSQVDMTFAVEDEVVDEDEELKKALALSRQDIDVEDEEADLRRAIQLSMQGAVMSNKPSESEMGNVKLASQAAGSSAVGQRAGQNEALTAEELRKRRQAYFDR; translated from the exons ATGTTTGACAGAAAGCTAAATATGGATTCCATATTTCATGAGAAA CAAGAGGGCTCTCTTTGCGCCCAACACTGTCTGAACAACCTCCTGCAGGGTGAGTATTTCACTCCTGTGGATCTGTCCTCCATCGCTCATCAGcttgatgaagaggagaggatgaggatggCAGAGGGAGGTATGGCCAGTGAGGAGTATAGGACCTTCTTACAG CAACCGTCTGGCAACATGGACGACAGCGGATTCTTTTCAATTCAA GTAATTAGCAATGCACTGAGAGTCTGGGGCTTGGAGCTAATCCTCTTCAACAGCCGGGAGTACCAGAGCCTGATGATTAATCCCAT AAATGAGAAAGCCTTCATTTGCAACTACAAGGAGCACTGGTTTACTATACGCAAACTAGGACAACAG tGGTTTAACCTGAATTCACTGCTGACTGGACCAGAGTTGATATCAGACACCTATCTAGCCCTTTTCCTTGCACAGTTACAACAAGAAG GTTATTCCATATTTGTGATCCGAGGAAACCTCCCTGAGTGTGAAGCAGAGCAGATTTTAGGGATCATGAGGGTGCATCAGCAGCAGCGACCAAAGCTTATTGGAGAAGATGAAGCCCAGACAAGTGCTGG CAGGTCGGCAGCTCAGAGCCAGGTGGATATGACCTTTGCTGTGGAGGACGAGGTTGTAGATGAAGACGAAGAGCTGAAGAAAGCTCTGGCACTCAGCCGACAGGACATAGACGTGGAAGATGAAGAAGCTGATCTCCGCAGAGCCATACAGCTTAGCATGCAAG gAGCAGTGATGAGCAACAAGCCCTCTGAGTCTGAAATGGGAAACGTGAAATTGGCAAGCCAGGCAGCGGGGAGTTCTGCAGTAGGGCAAAGAGCAGGCCAGAATGAGGCGCTCACAGCTGAAGAACTGCGAAAGAGGAGACAAGCCTATTTTGATCGGTAG
- the atxn3 gene encoding ataxin-3 isoform X1: protein MFDRKLNMDSIFHEKQEGSLCAQHCLNNLLQGEYFTPVDLSSIAHQLDEEERMRMAEGGMASEEYRTFLQQPSGNMDDSGFFSIQVISNALRVWGLELILFNSREYQSLMINPINEKAFICNYKEHWFTIRKLGQQWFNLNSLLTGPELISDTYLALFLAQLQQEGYSIFVIRGNLPECEAEQILGIMRVHQQQRPKLIGEDEAQTSAGRSAAQSQVDMTFAVEDEVVDEDEELKKALALSRQDIDVEDEEADLRRAIQLSMQGAVMSNKPSESEMGNVKLASQAAGSSAVGQRAGQNEALTAEELRKRRQAYFDRQQQQAQSNIPQQPDTKSSGGSGSVNTGSGEDQQQKPSQ from the exons ATGTTTGACAGAAAGCTAAATATGGATTCCATATTTCATGAGAAA CAAGAGGGCTCTCTTTGCGCCCAACACTGTCTGAACAACCTCCTGCAGGGTGAGTATTTCACTCCTGTGGATCTGTCCTCCATCGCTCATCAGcttgatgaagaggagaggatgaggatggCAGAGGGAGGTATGGCCAGTGAGGAGTATAGGACCTTCTTACAG CAACCGTCTGGCAACATGGACGACAGCGGATTCTTTTCAATTCAA GTAATTAGCAATGCACTGAGAGTCTGGGGCTTGGAGCTAATCCTCTTCAACAGCCGGGAGTACCAGAGCCTGATGATTAATCCCAT AAATGAGAAAGCCTTCATTTGCAACTACAAGGAGCACTGGTTTACTATACGCAAACTAGGACAACAG tGGTTTAACCTGAATTCACTGCTGACTGGACCAGAGTTGATATCAGACACCTATCTAGCCCTTTTCCTTGCACAGTTACAACAAGAAG GTTATTCCATATTTGTGATCCGAGGAAACCTCCCTGAGTGTGAAGCAGAGCAGATTTTAGGGATCATGAGGGTGCATCAGCAGCAGCGACCAAAGCTTATTGGAGAAGATGAAGCCCAGACAAGTGCTGG CAGGTCGGCAGCTCAGAGCCAGGTGGATATGACCTTTGCTGTGGAGGACGAGGTTGTAGATGAAGACGAAGAGCTGAAGAAAGCTCTGGCACTCAGCCGACAGGACATAGACGTGGAAGATGAAGAAGCTGATCTCCGCAGAGCCATACAGCTTAGCATGCAAG gAGCAGTGATGAGCAACAAGCCCTCTGAGTCTGAAATGGGAAACGTGAAATTGGCAAGCCAGGCAGCGGGGAGTTCTGCAGTAGGGCAAAGAGCAGGCCAGAATGAGGCGCTCACAGCTGAAGAACTGCGAAAGAGGAGACAAGCCTATTTTGATCG GCAGCAGCAACAAGCTCAGTCGAACATTCCTCAGCAACCGGACACAAAATCATCAGGTGGCTCAG GATCAGTGAACACTGGCTCTGGAGAGGACCAACAACAAAAGCCCAGCCAGTGA
- the LOC134881918 gene encoding protein Z-dependent protease inhibitor-like encodes MKLSEVNLHKRNGCVTKSLKNMVVQKLKMELIFIVTFMCFLAPVHQADIPIATISDLSFKNMDFAMNLYRKISNYHDKNIFFSSLSISTSFAALLLASDGVTHQEILKGLNLEQLERADQPQLIPTLFKLLHENITQNGTMKLDQGMTLFTRQQFVLKKAFEDQIKTFFDADIQSVDFADTRGSINFINEYIKQKTQDKVNDMISSLDALTQVMLINTIFFQGGWQNPFNSNFTSNAPFFIDNYNIVQVPMMFLEDKFYTMEDTPLGARVLKLPYLEGVSMLILLPNKGIDYTVINDGITAERFLSWIKSLQKTKLEINMPKFKMEDSYSLHNILPDMGISSLFSNSANLTKLSNQKGLQVSEVLHKAVIEVDETGTTAAAATATGIIPYSLPRTFTVNRPFFFFIYHEDTNCLLFMGRVIDPTKN; translated from the exons ATGAAGCTCTCAGAAGTAAACTTGCACAAGCGGAATG GTTGTGTAACCAAATCTCTCAAAAACATGGTGGTACAGAAATTGAAAATGGAACTTATTTTCATTGTCACCTTCATGTGCTTCCTCGCTCCTGTCCACCAAGCAGACATCCCAATCGCCACCATATCTGATCTTTCCTTCAAAAATATGGACTTTGCCATGAACCTATACAGAAAGATTTCCAACTACCATGACAAGAACATATTTTTCTCATCTTTGAGTATCTCCACAAGCTTTGCTGCTCTTTTGCTGGCTTCTGATGGAGTTACACATCAGGAAATACTGAAGGGACTCAATCTGGAGCAGCTGGAGCGGGCTGACCAGCCACAGCTTATCCCAACACTCTTCAAACTCCTGCATGAGAACATCACGCAGAATGGAACCATGAAACTGGATCAAGGCATGACTCTGTTTACGCGCCAGCAGTTTGTGCTGAAGAAGGCATTTGAAGACCAAATCAAGACGTTTTTTGATGCTGATATCCAAAGTGTAGACTTTGCTGACACAAGGGGGAGTATCAACTTCATCAATGAGTATATCAAGCAAAAGACTCAAGACAAAGTGAACGATATGATTTCCTCCCTGGATGCCCTGACCCAGGTCATGTTGATTAACACAATTTTCTTCCAGG gAGGCTGGCAGAACCCTTTCAATTCCAATTTCACATCAAATGCACCATTCTTCATTGACAACTATAATATTGTGCAAGTGCCGATGATGTTTTTAGAGGATAAGTTCTATACAATGGAAGATACTCCTCTTGGTGCCAGAGTGCTGAAGCTGCCGTACCTGGAAGGTGTTTCCATGCTTATTCTGCTCCCAAACAAAGGCATCGACTACACTGTGATTAATGATGGGATCACTGCTGAGAGGTTTCTCAGCTGGATCAAAAGCCTGCAAAAAAC CAAACTGGAAATCAACATGCCCAAATTCAAGATGGAGGACTCCTATTCCCTGCACAATATCTTACCAGACATGGGCATATCCAGTCTCTTCAGTAATTCAGCCAATTTGACAAAGCTGAGTAATCAAAAAGGCCTCCAAGTGTCAGAG GTGCTGCACAAGGCTGTGATCGAGGTGGATGAGACAGGCACCACTGCAGCAGCTGCCACAGCCACTGGAATTATTCCATATTCCTTACCCCGGACCTTCACAGTGAACAGaccatttttcttcttcatataccatgaagatacaaactgtCTGCTATTTATGGGAAGGGTAATTGACCCTACCAAAAACTAG